A part of Procambarus clarkii isolate CNS0578487 chromosome 21, FALCON_Pclarkii_2.0, whole genome shotgun sequence genomic DNA contains:
- the LOC138367208 gene encoding trichohyalin-like, giving the protein MAQLRARDEALAEERPQTPASAGENLSIGESSRGSSGSRCSVKLEIMKLQLEAQLKREEAQLHKEEREQEAQLRREEAQLKREEREAQLRREEREHEAQLKREEAQLNREEAQLKPQLKREEAQLKHEEREAQLKREEQEREAQTKRVEREAQLRREEREHEAQLRREECELEAKLKQQEVEANREQEDRRVRERYLPVFVPNKAEDFFDHFERVATLKKWPRAQWAELVQGRLTGEAREAYNMLDLKECTNYDAVKRAVLHSFKLTPECYRKRFRECTRSPGKSYAETARDMERKFLKWLESEGVKSAEDVKRLMVMEKFMSVLSPEIRIRVKEADIKDLRAAADRADMLEEALRPR; this is encoded by the exons atggcacagctcagggcacgagatgaGGCTTTGGCggaggaacggccacagacacctgccagtgcaGGAGAGAACTTGAGCATTGGTGAAAGTagtaggggatccagcggcagcaggtgcagcgtcaagctggagataatgaagctgcagctggaagcacagctgaagcgtgaagaggcACAGCTGCACAAGGAAGAGCGTGAgcaagaagcacagctgaggagagaagaagcacagctgaagcgtgaagaacgagaggcacagctgagacGGGAAGAGCGTGAGcacgaagcacagctgaagcgtgaagaagcacagctgaatcgtgaagaagcacagctgaagc cacagctgaagcgtgaagaagcacagctgaagcatgaagaacgagaagcacagctgaagcgtgaggaacaaGAACGAGAAGCCCAGACGAAGCGtgtggaacgagaagcacagctgagacgGGAAGAGCGTGAGCATGAAGCACAGCTGAGACGAGAGGAGTGCGAGCTGGAAGCCAAGCTGAAGCAGCAAGAGGTTGAAGCTAACAGAGAG caggaagaccgccgggTGCGTGAACGATATTTACCGGTCTTCGTGCCTAATAAAGCTGAGGATTTCTTtgaccacttcgagagggtcgctaccttgaagaagtggccgagagcacagtgggcggagctggtccagggcaggctcaccggtgaagctcgcgAGGCCTACAACATGCTTGACCTCAAGGAGTGCACCAACTATGATGCTGTGAAGAGAGCAGTGCTCCACTCTTTCAAGCTGACGCCAGAATGTTATAGGAAAAGATTCagagaatgtacccgttcgccaggaaaatcttatgcagagacggcgagggacatggagagaaaattCCTGAAGTGGTTGGAATCTGAAGGGGTTAAGTCAGCTGAGGATGTCAAACGGCTCATGGTCATGGAGaaatttatgtccgtgctctctcctgagatcaggattagagttaaggaggcggacataaaggacctgagggctgcTGCTGACAGAGCTGATATGTTGGAGGAAGCCTTGCGACCACGCTGA